In the Pogona vitticeps strain Pit_001003342236 chromosome 2, PviZW2.1, whole genome shotgun sequence genome, ctgtctccatctgcagtgatcatggagcccaggaagataaaatttgacactgcctccatatcttccccttctatttcccaggaggtgatgggaccagtggccatgatcttagtttttttgatgttgagtttcagaccgttttttgcactctcctctttcaccctcattacaaggttctttaattcctcctcactttctgccatcagagtggtatcatctgcatatcggaggttgttgatatttcttccggcaatcttaattccggcttgggtttcttccagtccagccttccgcatgatgtattctgcatataagttaaataagctgggggacaatatacagccttgtcgtactcctttcccaattttgaaccactcagttgttccatgaccagttctaactgttgcttcctgtcccacatataggtttctcaggagacagataaagtggtcaggcactcccatttctttaagaacttgccatagtttgctgtggtccacacagtcaaaggctttcgcatagtcaatgaagcagaagtagatatttttctggaactctctggctttctccataatccagcgcaagttagcaatttggtctcgagttcctctgcctcttcggaatccagcttgtacttctgggagttctcggtccacatactgctgaagcctaccttgcaggattttgagcataaccttgctagcgtgcgaaatgagtgcaattgtacggtagttggagcattctttggcactgcctttctttgggattgggatgtagactgatcttttccaatcctctggccactgttgagttttccaaacttgctggcatattgaatgtagcaccttaacagcatcatctttcaagattttaaatagttcaactggaatgccatcacctccactggccttgttgttagccaggctttctaaggcccacttgacttcgctctccaggatgtctggctcaaggtcagcaactacattgtctgggttgtccgggatatccaaatctttctgatataattcctctgtgtattcttgccacctcgtcttgacgtcttctgcttctgttaggtccttcccatttttgtcttttatcatgttcatctttgcgcaaaatgttcctctaatatgtccaattttcctgaacagatctctggtctttccttttctgttatcttcctctatttctttgcattgttcatttaagaaggccctcttgtctctccttgctattcttcatggattgctgctccttcatggattgctgccttgtcgtggcgaaggggcttgagtaactcagagaagctatgggctatgccgtgcagggacacccaagacggacaggacatagtggagagttccgactaaacgcaatccacctggagtaggaaatggcaagccactccagtatctttgccaagaacgccccatgatcagaaacaaaaggctaaaagatatgacgctggaagatgggcccctcaggtcggaaggcgtccaacatgctactgaggaagagtggaggacaagtacaagtagctccagagctaatgaagtggttgggccaaagccgaaaggacgctcagctgtggacgtgcctggaagtgaaaggaaaatccaatgctgcaaagaagaatactgcataggaacctggaatgtaagatctatgaacgttgggaagctggaggtggtcaaacaggagatggcaagaataaacatcaacatcctgggcatcagtgaactaaaatggacaggaatgggcgaattcagctcagatgattatcatatctactattgtgggcaagaatcccgtagaaggaatggagtagccctcatagtcaacaaaagagtgggaaaagctgtaatgggatacaatctcaaaaatgatagaatgatgtcaatacgaatccaaggcagaccattcaacatcacaataatccaagtttatgcaccaaccagcattgctgaggagactgaaattgaacaattctatgaagatttacaacaccttctagaactgacaccaaagaaagatgttcttctcattctaggggactggaatgctaaagtagggagccaagagataaaaggaacaacagggaagtttggccttggagttcagaatgaagcaggacaaaggctaatagagttttgtcaagagaataagctggtcatcacaaacactcttttccaacaacacaagaggcgactctatacatggaaatcaccagatgggcaatatcgaaatcagattgattatattctctgcagccaaagatggagaagctctatacagtcagcaaaaacaagacctggagctgactgcggttctgatcatcagcttctcatagcaaaattcaagcttagactgaagagattaggaaaaaccactgggccactcaggtataatctaaaccaaatcccttatgaatacacagtggaagtaaagaacagatttaaggaactagacttggtggacagagtgcctgaagaactttggatagaggctcgtaacattgtccaggaggcagtaacgaaaaccatcccaaagaaaaggaaatgcaagaaagcaaagtggctgtccaacgaggccttagaaatagcagagaggagaagggaagcaaaatgcaagggagatagggaaagttacagggaGAGGATAACGAGGCTATTAATTAGAGACACATTGGTGTGTGTGAAAACCTGAGGGGATAGCTTGTACTTCTCTCCGTGCAGGAAAAAAGCTTGAAGCGACCGCCGCCCCTGGGTCCAGAGACAAAGCAGAGAACGTCGCAGGCGCCGCCATTAAGTTTTACTCCCGATTTTCCCGCCAACCCCCTGGGGCCTGCAATACCACGGAGATTCCTAATCATCTGGATCTCgcttcccttctttcccctctgCCAGCACAGAAGGGAAGAAGCGGTTCAGTGTAGCGTTTACTTGTTGCTCCCCATGTCTAGGGTTCTGATCAGCCGCTTTTAAATCCCCCCCCTTCCAAGAGGGCTACCGAAGATAAACCGGACGTTGTCCCTGAATGCAGCGATGCGCGATTAAACCAAACAAGAAGGCAAGCGCCAAAGGCTGCCGGGTACAAAAGGGGAGGCCGTTGCCGACAGGAGGCAAAGAAGTCCTTTGAATTAACGAGCTTTGCTCAGGACGATCCGGGATTCGCGCAGACGGGGAGACCATCGGGGCGGCTTCTCACAAAGCGCCGCCGTCCCCCCTGCACGCCACAGATAAGGAAGCGGGACGCAGCCTCCGCCCTGGCCAAGAACCACACCCGGAGCGAGGGCGGagcggggtgggggtgagggtcgGGGTGGAGCCGCCGGGCCTCCTGAAAAGGAGGGAAATTGCCTCCATGCTGGCGCACTTGCTTCCCCTGGTCGGTCGGGCTGCTACTGCTGCGGGGACGATGGCGGGCGCGGCGGGTTCTTTCCAGCTGGCGGGGCTCAAGGCGCGGCCGCTAGGAGCGGCGGAGCCCGTCGACCTGGGTTCCTTCCTCGGCCGCGTGTTGCTGGTTTCCAACGTGGCGTCGCTCTGAGGCACGACGACGCGGGACTACACGCAGTTCTCGGAGCTGCAGCGGCGCTTCGGGCCGGAAGGCTTCGCGGTGCTGGCTTTCCCGTGCAACCAGTTCGGCCACCAGGTGAGCGAGCCGCGGGCGGGAAGGAAGGAGCCCCTGAAGGGAAAGCAGCGCCCGGGCCTTTGTTTGTGAGAGGTGAAGTTGTTAACGGGACTTCTGTTGCGTGTGAATGCTCTCGGTTTTTAAGCGCACGCGTTCCCCACGTTGGAAACCTCTCGCTCTGCCCGGAGCGGTTGAGCCGGCATTTGACCCACTTGTTGAAAGCGAGTAGGATAAAAGGCAGAACTGCGGCGGTGCCTTAAAGGTCTACGCGGGCTTACTGTAGTGTAACGCTTAAAGTGCCCGAACATTTTTTGTTTCTACTATTGGTGCTGGAACCTCCTTTCAATACGTTGCTTGGAAGCGTTTATGAAAGGAGGCTTCAGCGAGCACAAAACTGATCTCGGCTTGCATCTGAACTGGCAGCCGCCTGGGCTTTGTCGGCGGCGAAGAAGACGCCGCGCCCTCGGGCTGGCGAGACGTTGCTGCGGGGGCCCCGGCGCAGCTGCCCGGGCCTTTTCCCAGctggtctcgggggggggggggagagggagggcgtCTTCTTGGCCCCGGCAGGGAGGAGGCTCTCTCTTGCTGTACTATAGTGgagggaaaagaagaatgaagggTATTCTACATTTCACAGTGGATACAACCTCTGCCAAGGTAGTCTCTAAGCGCATCCACTGAAACCTGCCCTGATTTGTTCTTCTAATTCTCCGCACCACCAACGGACATGCAAACTTCAGCTTATTCTTCCCCTTTAGGCAGTAGGTTTTGAATAGCCAGGTTTCTATCGCTTTCCCAATAATGTGAAAAGAATATACAGTGTTCTTCTTATGTGTTGCAGAACAAGGAGAAGTACCTTTAATTTTATGAGGATCTTACAAACCTAGGTGGGTAGGGTTAAgagtataaaataaatttatatgtCTGAAGTGGGTTTTGGACACCTAATGGTATGAACAAGACAGAGCAGGTTGTTCAGGACAGCTGTGCCAGTTATGGATGATGTAGGTCAAATTAAAACAGCCAggaactgaaatatattttagttTTGAAAACTGATTTAATGTGGGCCATGTGGATTAGGAGCTAACAAGTTTCATAAGATTTGACAGTCTGCAATTAGTTGGACTAATGAAATGGATGGGTTCAACCCTAATGTCTGTGCAAGTAAGCCACCTGTACTGTGACATCAATCAGTAGCTCAAACAGTATGGAAAAATGTATCCATTGAACTAAATGAGTTTATAGCCTTTAACTAGATGATGACTCAAACAGCCAAAGTCTTCCACAACCCAAATAATTTGGACAATTACTTCTGTAATTCCCTGCAAGCTGTTGAAAGTTGCAAAACCATGTCTTTGAAGGGCAGCAGGTAGACAAACACTAGTGGAGATTGGGCTGGTTGCTGCTACAGTACCTGCCTGTGCAAATAAATACCTGCTTGAATGCAATGGATGAGGATTTATTGGAAATGTAGTTCCAAGGCGCACTTTAAAGGCAGGAAGCGGGGGATTTCCTGCAGAGGATGGATACACCAGAGCTTCCTCTATGAGGAAATATGATCTGCTCCTTGAACAGCATATATTTGATTGGCTGGGGAGTTGCAGTTAAGCCAAGTAGTGAGGGGGAAAGAGTAGTGTTTTCTTTAAACCTTGATTGTCAGTCTGAATCCTTATGCATACAATTTGTAACTGCATGGACCTATCCAGTACACAGTTGTATCACAGTCTGGTTTAACAAGTGTGGTGGTGTATGAGAATGCCTCCCTTGTAATTAGCACAAACACTACTCTACCACCCACCTCTTTAGTTAAGCCCTTCTAGTTCTTGTTTGGTACATTGGCAGCAGTCCTCCAAAATGCCTAATATAACGTAGGCAATATGTTGTGGGTTCGTTGATAGTATCAGTGGATCTGTTTTGTTAGGCCTTGGTTTCCTCATGAGGAGCAAACATTTTCAAGTCAGTGTAATTTGGGCAGGTGGAATCAGTTAAGTTTGTAGAGTTGAAAGCTAGAAATTGCTTTTCATGTAGTACTTAAACTCTTCATGTATGTTTGAGCAAAGTGAGGTAACTACAGTAGCAAGTAGTGCAACTTGCAATAGTTCACAAGTTTCTTTATTCTGGATTATATTTCAACAAAACAACTATTGACACACAACTTTTGGGAAGCGTAAAATGTTACAATAAAGCAAGTGAATGTGTTGAGAGCTGTGATGATTGATAGTTgaaattaaacatatattttttacAGGAGAATGCCACCAACGATGAGATCCTGAACTCTCTAAAGCATGTCCGCCCAGGCCATGGATATGAGCCCAACTTCACTGTGTTCGAGAAATGTGAggtcaatggggaaaatgctcaCCCACTTTTCAAATCCCTGAAACAGGCATTGCCATACCCACATGATGACCCTGTATCGCTAATGAATAACCCACAGTTCATCATCTGGTCTCCTGTTTGCCGCAATGACATCGCATGgaactttgaaaagttccttATTGGTCGTGATGGAGTGCCTATCAAACGTTACAGCAGGCGCTTCGAAACTATCAAGATTCAGGAAGATATTGAAAAGCTACTTCACTAAGTGCTTTAGAATCAGCCACCTTTAAATCCTGTTGCAATTCCCCCCCCTTTGCTTATCCTAGCTTGTGCAGATGTTTCCATGCCACTGCAAATTGAAGATATGCTTCTAAATAGTAACAGTCTGTGTGAAGGGAAGCTACTTATGCATGAGCAGCAGCAAAGCTTTCCTCGAATGGAGGAGTCTGCTAATTGTGGACCTTCTGCCCTTTCCTTCCGTAAATTCTTCACATATTCCCATTTGGTGGCATTGCAATATGGATCTATAATGTATGTTGGGTAAAATCATACTTGGTGAAGCAGCCGTATTTGATCTATGAGGCTTCATGTCTTTTGCCTGTTATCTGTGACTCGTTAACTGTTTACTCTGATGGTAATTTTCTATTCCCCATCTAAATTTTATTCATGATGGTGCTTCTTCTAAAGTCATGAAGAGCACTTGATGTGGCTTGTAAAATTTTGTATGTAAAGGTCTAGTAAATTACGCCAGGGCAAACAGCTTAAAATCAGCAATTGATGTAAAAGAGATATATCAATAAAGCGCTTGAAAGAACTATGTGTTTTATTGTAAATCTGGGCAACAGCTGGTATGAAATGGTAGCTGATACCAGGAGGTTTACAGTGCTTGCATCAGGTTCCTCAAAAGCCTTACAGACATCTAGCCAGCCCTGGAAGCCCAAAATTAACTGGTGACTTCTGTTCCTTACCTGAGACCTGCAACTCCAGTAACTACCATCCTTGTAAAGTTAacaccaaccctgcaaggtagaccAAAACTAGACATCAGATTGTAATAATTCTGGAAAGGTACATGATAGCAAGTCCAAGTAGTTAAGTACTGAACTTAGAACCACATTGTTCCTCCAGTCAAGCTCTAAAAAGAACATCAAGTGGGAATTTTTATTTAAGAGGAGAAAGCCAAAATTACTGGGGGGGTAGATTTAGTAAGCCAATTCCAACAAATAGCAAAAGCTCCAGCTGCAGTGATTATAAATGAAGAACAGGTAAAGAATACCCAAATATGAAAGAAAAGTAGCTAGCCTATTTAGAGAACCTAAGAATAGACACTCTGAGCTCATAAAGAGTACATAATAACATGCTGAAATATGAAGGCACTTGGTCTCCTTTTTGTGCATTCTCCTAACTATTCTTACACTTCTTTTATTCCCCACTTGGAAGACATTCATTAGCCAGTCCCTTCCACCAGAGGTTTCCAGAAGACATGCTGTTCTACATGTAACCACTTTGACTAAAATACAGCTGTGAATTATAACCAATTTACAGCTACCATCTCTGATGGTTTTAGAGTGGCCTTGGGTTCACTCCTTATTTCTCTTGATAACTCTCCAGATTACTTTAGCACCAAGCCTCTCCCATGGGCTTTCCAGCTGCCTCTGAGATGGATCCAATTTGGCTTACAGTAATGCAGTAATTAATACCGTGGTGGTGTTATATTTTAGAATTTCTTAACAGCTAGTGCCTTGAATTTGAACCTGGGTTTTCTAAAAAGTTTGTCCCAGACTATAGGCTTTTCTAGTTTAAGAACAAGCTacagcagcaaaaaaacaaaacaaaaaactttagAATTAGTGTAGAATCTCTGTCTAACTTATTCACAAAACAAGCAATTCTTTCAATGGGCACTTTATTTCCATTGTTGGTTAAACAAGTTTCTTATTTTCCTTATGCCCTGCTCTCCTGCAAAGAGATTCAAGCACCTTACTTATTTTTCTAGGTTGTACTGGTAGATGCTGTTGTATTCATAAAAGTAGAACTGGGGTAATCTGGTCTATACAACTATAAAAGTGGATGGCATATGAataagaatatgtattttctgaGAACCTCCACAGTGTAACAGATAGATGTGTTTTTATGTAGAAAGGCAAGATCTATCTGAATGGAATTACCTAACTTGTAGAagaagggtgggggaagagaggtacatttgttaccgtattttttctgtttataagacaagccctccttttctaaccccaaattagaaaaagcagggattaaagggctccctttttgctaagccctgtgccttggcaaaaggcaaggaaagtggctgtcaaagtgactgccacttttccttgccttttgagaaggcacagagcttagcaaaaaggaagagagaaacggctcccctttttgctaagccccgtgcctttgCAAATGGCAGCAGTAAAGAGCtaccttctgtgtataaaatgaccctcaatttttttctcaaattatttaaggaaaaagtgtagttttatacatgggaaaaatacggtagttgacGTTTACCATGGATCGAACGATCTTTCTAATTTGGCACAGTATAGTGTCCTTCTGTTGTATCAGTTtacaaaatgaatgaacaaactatGTGGGTTCTTATTTCATAATAGCTACTAGTGCTTTTCCATCTAATTATTAATGGTTTTTACTTAGGTACATCTCACTTCTGCGTCTATATTGCATTAAGTCTATAAATTTGTTTCtaaatttatatgtatttattgatATAACACAGCACAGCATCCTTACAGCTTGCAGATTTAAAATTCATCAGTGGGGTCATTTCTTTGCACTATATCATTAAGCCACAAAAATGAATTTTTAGCTACCAATATTCAAGACGAAAACTGCAACAATTTATCATCCCTTGGCATTAGAACTATGTCTACACAACTAAGGGAATGTCCCTTCAAAATAATTCATAGGTGCCACCTGACCAACCAAGATGActggaattaattttaaaaatcccatctaCATGTCAGATGGATGGGGTGGCGGGGGAAGAACACTAATACAGCTATGGTACAAATGCCCTAAAGGTCATATCTTTTGGAGGATAATAtccaaaattacagaaaatatcaCAAGACAAAACTGCACGTTAATATGACTTTTACAATACTGGTCATAGGCTCGGACCAAAAGGATATTGCATAAAAAGGTCATTTCATTATCAATCAGTGTTGATAAACAAGAAATTCTCTCCCATGGGAGAGATGTGAAAAATCTTAATACATCAAATTGTATAGAAAGAATATGGAACTCTGTGCTCACCAGGAAGTTAACATTGCAAATAGAAGActtaaatggtgtgtgtgtggggggggggggggatatcagGAATTTTTTTGCAACTTGGATGCCATTTCATTTGTAAACCAAGGTCTACAGAATTCTGGACTGCCCACCCTGCACATGAAATTGTGAGaagatatacagtattatgaaaCAAAATGCTTGTCTACACTTTATTTTGTTATGTATATTAATGTTCACTTGTTATACCAGTTTTGCTTGgatctttaaaaagttatttaaaacacatggaagacaagcaaaaaaaaaaaaaccattagatTAGTTTACAAACTAGAAGTTAAAACTGGTTTCTGACACAACAGtataacaaaaggaaagaaaatattagTCAAAAGTTCTAATAAATCTGTGCCATTGAGTCAATATTGATGTATGGCAACTGTGACGTTTACCATGTGGcctctgcttgtttccccaaacaaagggctggCGCTATGTCATCCCcccagcagataccaattgtgatGTTCCCGCTTTTCCTcattgccaccagtggatttcctttatccacaatatatgtcagacacttgtctggttactgccaacagaacttatttattgaaatgtattaaatttactcagaatcacagatgttctttattcaatgcatataatcaaatcattaaaatgtcagatatcttgccacataactaaacaccacctgctctatctatttgaccagcttatctctattagtatctgttctcatGATCTCCCTGACTCTCTGTGCAAGTTCTATATCTCTtccttcatctcttctgccaaaccttcttatatccactgactccg is a window encoding:
- the GPX1 gene encoding glutathione peroxidase 1 encodes the protein MLAHLLPLVGRAATAAGTMAGAAGSFQLAGLKARPLGAAEPVDLGSFLGRVLLVSNVASLUGTTTRDYTQFSELQRRFGPEGFAVLAFPCNQFGHQENATNDEILNSLKHVRPGHGYEPNFTVFEKCEVNGENAHPLFKSLKQALPYPHDDPVSLMNNPQFIIWSPVCRNDIAWNFEKFLIGRDGVPIKRYSRRFETIKIQEDIEKLLH